TTAATTATGCCGTACATTGCGGGTCGTAATATAAAGCGTTACCAAACTCCGTTGTTAATGTTGTTGACATTGCATGTTCTTCTCACACCTGACTTAATCTCAAATGGACACTTCTGGACAATATACTGGAAGAAAGAATGATCTTGTTGTTCTCCTTAACTCTTATACTGTAAAACTCATAAAATGCTTTTCATATACAGGTCCAGTGTTAAAAGCCCAGAAACCTGTTTTGAAGTTTTCTGCAGCTTCAAACAAAGGCGGTCTCAGTAAAGGGTAAGATAAAACATTCAcagtaaataatataaagaATCAGTTGAAATGCATGAACTTGTTAATGCAGGGGTACCCAAACTCTGTCCTGTGGGGCGGTTGTCCTACAGGGTTTAGCTCCAACTCGCCTCAGCTTGCCTGGCAGTTTCTAGTATGCTTAGTAagatgtgtttgattagggttggagctaaactctgcaggacacccaCCGACTTTGGGTACCCCTGTGTTATAATGTCAGTTGGCTTGTAATGATTCAGATGAGTGCTGAAGGAAACATTTGTCTATTGGTCTATTAGAAGGCACTAAATTCATCAGAGAATATTGCAATGTTTCCTTTTAACATTTgtaatttcatgttttaaacaaaaaaatatgtttagctgtaaataaaaaattacattgtaCTTGAGTGTTTGCACAAACAGATTTTATTacatgttttatttgtatttatagaCCTTCTATGAGCTATCCAGGATCCCTGGGACTAACTCCTCACAAGCGTCCCACTTGTACTTCACAGGTTAGAGTTTTACCAGAGCCCTTATCATAACTAGTGCCAAGTTACAAAGAAATTGAATGTGCATGTATTAATTCTCTGTTTTCTGCATTTCCAGCCAAGTGGGACAAAGCTAGTTGAGGAGTTCCCTCCAGGAGGTCCGTTGGATGCTCGAGAAGGTCCTTTGTTGTCTCGCGGTTTGTCCACCCACCAAAGTAAGTTTGAAATGTTCTAATACATATTTATTAAGATTCGAGGGCTTCACAATTGTTCTTTAACTTGTAATTTTTATTCTTGCTTATCAGGGTTTGCCCAGCCGAGTGGTCGAAGGCCAGGCCCGGGCAGGATTCAGTCTGCGAAAATCTCGCAGGTTTAAATTTGATCATAACTAGttcaattttaagttaaaaagtaGTTTAATGATCATTTGTTAATTCTCAGTTTGTTATTTTCCTGCAGACTGTTACTGTGACGTATGAGGAGGTGGATGCGAGCTTTAGGCAGAGATCTAATGCTCCGTGAGTTCAGCTATTAACCTTTTGTTATACTTAAtcatttgtaatatttgttttagcCATGTTTATGTAAATATGGTAACAGCAATTGGGTAGTccctgaatatttttatatttatttatatatatatatagaccaGTACGCCCCCTCATATGTCCGGTACCTGCCCGGGTTACCAGACGACCCATGGCCGCTCGTCCGCCCGTCCGGTCCTCAGAGGACATCTGTAAGTTattaaaaaattcatttaaatttcaatcaGTTTTTCTTATATGCACATTTGTTCTTAAAATCGTAACTTTTAGTCTtactgacattatttttattcttgctTATCAGGTTTAGCTCAGCCTGAGATTGTGGCCGCGGGTGCGACCGGCAGAGGGCCGGCAGAGGGCCAGCAGAGGGCAGGTTGCGCACGCTCCTCTGGGGGCCGCGCCCGCTCCTCTGGCGGTCCTGGCCCTCAGCCGGTCGTGCCGTCGGCCGGCCCTCAGCGGGTGCTGCCGTCGGCCGGTCCTTTGCCGGTCCTGCCGACGGCCGCTCCGTTGACGGTCCTGCCGACGGCCACTGCGACCCGCGTCCGATCTTGTGAAGGCCCCACTAGTGCCCGGGTTACCAGACGACCCATGGCCGCTCGTCCGCCCGTCCGGTCCTCAGAGGACATGTGTAAGTTattaaaaaattcatttaaatttcaatcaGTTTTTCTTATATGCACAATTGTTCTTAAAATCGTATCTTTTAGTCTtactgacattatttttattcttgctTATCAGGTTTAGCTCAGCCTGAGATTGTGGCCGCGGGTGCGACTGGCAGAGGGCCAGCAGAGGGCCGGCAGAGGGCAGGTCGCGCACGCTCCTCTGGGGGCCGCGCCCGCTCCTCTGGGGGCCGCGCCCGCTCCTGTGGGGGTCGCGCCCACTCCTCTGGCGGTCCTGGCCCTCAGCCGGTCGTGCAGTCGGCCGGCCCTCAGCGGGTTCTGCCGTCAGGGGGTCCTTTGCCGGTCCTGCCGACGGCCGCTCCGTTGCTGGTCCGGCCGACGGCCACTGCGACCCGCGGCCGATCCTGTGAAGGTCCCACCCGTGCCCGGGTTACCAGACAACCCATGTCCGCTCGTCCGCCGGTCCAGTCCTCAGAGGACATCTGTAAGTTATTAAAAAATGCACTTAAATTTCAATCAGTTTTTCTTATATGCACAATTGTTCTTAAAATCGTAACTTTTAGTCTtactgacattatttttattcttgctTATCATTTTTAGCTCAGCTTGAGATTGTGGCCGCGGGTGCGACCGGCAGTGGGCCGGCAGAGGGCCAGCAGAGGGCAGGTCGCGCACGCTCCTCTGGGGGCCGCACCCGCTCCTCTGGGGGCCGCGCCCGCTCCTGTGGGGGTCGCGCCCGCTCCTCTGGCGGTCCTGGCCCTCAGCCGGTCGTGCAGTCGGCCGGCCCTCAGCGGGTTCTGCCGTCGGCCGGTCCTTTGCCGGTCCTGCCGACGGCCGCTCCGTTGCTGCTCCGGCCGACGGCCACTGCGACCCGCGGCCGATCCTGTGAAGGTCCCACCCGTGCCCGGGTTACCAGACGACCCATGGCCGCTCGTCCGCCGGTCCAGTCCTCAGAGGACATCTGTAAGTTATTAAAAAATGCACTTAAATTTCAATCAGTTTTTCTTATATGCACAATTGTTCTTAAAATCGTAACTTTTAGTCTtactgacattatttttattcttgctTATCAGGTTTAGCTCAGCTTGAGATTGTGGCCGCGGGTGCGACCGGCAGAGGGCTGGCAGAGGGCCAGCAGAGGGCAGGTCACGCACGCTCCTCTGGGGGCCGCACCCGCTCCTCTGGGGGCCGCGCCCGCTCCTCTGGCGGTCCTGGCCCTCAGCCGGTCGTGCAGTCGGCCGGCCCTCAGCCGGTCGTGCAGTCGGCCGGCCCTCAGCGGGTTCTGCCGTCGGCCGGTCCTTTGCCGGTCCTGCCGACGGCCGCTCCGTTGCTGCTCCGGCCGACGGCCACTGCGACCCGCGGCCGATCCTGTGAAGGTCCCACCCGTGCCCGGGTTACCAGACGACCCATGGCCGCTCGTCCGCCCGTCCGGTCCTCAGAGGACATCTGTAAGTTattaaaaaattcatttaaatttcaatcaGTTTTTCTTATATGCACAATTGTTCTTAAAATCGTAATTTTTAGTCTtactgacattatttttattcttgctTATCAGGTTTAGCTCAGCTTGAGATTGTGGCCGCGGGTGCGACCGGCAGAGGGCCGGCAGAGGGCCAGCAGAGGGCAGGTCGCGCACGCTCCTCTGGGGGCCGCACCCGCTCCTCTGGGGGCCGCGGCCGCTCCTGTGGGGGTCGCGCCCGCTCCTCTGGCGGTCCTGGCCCTCAGCCGGTTATctgtaagttatttaaaaatgtatttacatttcAAACAGTTTTTCTTATATGCACAAATGTTCccaaaatcataatttttagtgttactgccattatttttattcttgctTTTATTCTTGCTCCTCTGCCAGTTCCACCGTGGGCTGCTCCGGCCACTTCCGGCCACTTCATCTTTACTTCAGTAGCTCAGTAAGTTTAACAAATTCTAAAGTGTTTAGGTTGAACATTTGTAAAATTACGTTTTGCTTTAGGGATTTTACAAATAGCAAATGTTAAGTGTTGGAATATTTGCAGCAACAGCTCTTaacaatattgttttattttatgtatttatagacCTTCCCTTCCACAAGtgcagccagcaccagcatgtGCGCCCCACAAGCGCCATGCTGGTGCTATGTCACAGgtaaaaatttgtcctaaacaAAACTAATGTCAATCTATATGTAAAATGTAGTGTAATATACATGCATTCaatctttgtttgtttatatttacaggAGATACAGACGAGAAAAAGGGCAAGATTGACGCCTCCTCCTCAGTATGTTTATCAAGTTCTCTCTGTTTTAACTCAAAAAtttataatgtaatgtttagCTGTTTCAACATTTTTATAGACAGCAGTTGTTTAACGTCtgaatgtttgtaaaaacaggtcttaattatattgttttatgtatttatagacCTTCCTCTACACAAGCTGTCCTTTCAGAGGTAGAAATTTACCTAAACATATCTACTGCCAATTTATATCTAATGTGTAGTGTAATATGCATGTATTACATCTCTATTCTCTTTTGTCTTTGCagcaaaaaagaagaaaaagaaggaGGAGAAGGCAAAGGCGAAATCGGGCTATTCAGTAAGTCTCAGCAAGTCTAGCAAAATCTcagttttaacaaaagtttaatgtttgACTGTTTGCAGAAATGAAGAATATTGCTGGTCATTaagaaatgtgttttatgtatttatagacGTGCACTTCAAGCCCAGAGTGCATCTACTCTCCAGGCTTCGTCTAGCACTGCGGTCTCACAGGTAAAAATTTA
This is a stretch of genomic DNA from Misgurnus anguillicaudatus chromosome 7, ASM2758022v2, whole genome shotgun sequence. It encodes these proteins:
- the LOC129417738 gene encoding uncharacterized protein isoform X2, which translates into the protein MKIYRRPKKPAAVSRPFFGWLIARVFLAMYNWLVSFLGRQPSTEPFCRDHSGETEVHRGQYSRRPRMPAVEPAVMPVHRISDTARETCPVLKAQKPVLKFSAASNKGGLSKGPSMSYPGSLGLTPHKRPTCTSQPSGTKLVEEFPPGGPLDAREGPLLSRGLSTHQRFAQPSGRRPGPGRIQSAKISQTVTVTYEEVDASFRQRSNAPPVRPLICPVPARVTRRPMAARPPVRSSEDICLAQPEIVAAGATGRGPAEGQQRAGCARSSGGRARSSGGPGPQPVVPSAGPQRVLPSAGPLPVLPTAAPLTVLPTATATRVRSCEGPTSARVTRRPMAARPPVRSSEDMCLAQPEIVAAGATGRGPAEGRQRAGRARSSGGRARSSGGRARSCGGRAHSSGGPGPQPVVQSAGPQRVLPSGGPLPVLPTAAPLLVRPTATATRGRSCEGPTRARVTRQPMSARPPVQSSEDISQLEIVAAGATGSGPAEGQQRAGRARSSGGRTRSSGGRARSCGGRARSSGGPGPQPVVQSAGPQRVLPSAGPLPVLPTAAPLLLRPTATATRGRSCEGPTRARVTRRPMAARPPVQSSEDISQLEIVAAGATGRGLAEGQQRAGHARSSGGRTRSSGGRARSSGGPGPQPVVQSAGPQPVVQSAGPQRVLPSAGPLPVLPTAAPLLLRPTATATRGRSCEGPTRARVTRRPMAARPPVRSSEDICLAQLEIVAAGATGRGPAEGQQRAGRARSSGGRTRSSGGRGRSCGGRARSSGGPGPQPVIFPPWAAPATSGHFIFTSVAQPSLPQVQPAPACAPHKRHAGAMSQEIQTRKRARLTPPPQPSSTQAVLSEQKRRKRRRRRQRRNRAIQRALQAQSASTLQASSSTAVSQASISSAIDSLERKLFCLSVHKK
- the LOC129417738 gene encoding uncharacterized protein isoform X1, which encodes MKIYRRPKKPAAVSRPFFGWLIARVFLAMYNWLVSFLGRQPSTEPFCRDHSGETEVHRGQYSRRPRMPAVEPAVMPVHRISDTARETCPVLKAQKPVLKFSAASNKGGLSKGPSMSYPGSLGLTPHKRPTCTSQPSGTKLVEEFPPGGPLDAREGPLLSRGLSTHQRFAQPSGRRPGPGRIQSAKISQTVTVTYEEVDASFRQRSNAPPVRPLICPVPARVTRRPMAARPPVRSSEDICLAQPEIVAAGATGRGPAEGQQRAGCARSSGGRARSSGGPGPQPVVPSAGPQRVLPSAGPLPVLPTAAPLTVLPTATATRVRSCEGPTSARVTRRPMAARPPVRSSEDMCLAQPEIVAAGATGRGPAEGRQRAGRARSSGGRARSSGGRARSCGGRAHSSGGPGPQPVVQSAGPQRVLPSGGPLPVLPTAAPLLVRPTATATRGRSCEGPTRARVTRQPMSARPPVQSSEDISQLEIVAAGATGSGPAEGQQRAGRARSSGGRTRSSGGRARSCGGRARSSGGPGPQPVVQSAGPQRVLPSAGPLPVLPTAAPLLLRPTATATRGRSCEGPTRARVTRRPMAARPPVQSSEDICLAQLEIVAAGATGRGLAEGQQRAGHARSSGGRTRSSGGRARSSGGPGPQPVVQSAGPQPVVQSAGPQRVLPSAGPLPVLPTAAPLLLRPTATATRGRSCEGPTRARVTRRPMAARPPVRSSEDICLAQLEIVAAGATGRGPAEGQQRAGRARSSGGRTRSSGGRGRSCGGRARSSGGPGPQPVIFPPWAAPATSGHFIFTSVAQPSLPQVQPAPACAPHKRHAGAMSQEIQTRKRARLTPPPQPSSTQAVLSEQKRRKRRRRRQRRNRAIQRALQAQSASTLQASSSTAVSQASISSAIDSLERKLFCLSVHKK